The Cucumis melo cultivar AY chromosome 6, USDA_Cmelo_AY_1.0, whole genome shotgun sequence genome includes a region encoding these proteins:
- the LOC103491129 gene encoding uncharacterized protein LOC103491129 has translation MDCSESRDWTTLEYDILGVILNKMMSLYDYLQFSLVCKSWNFVALRHKHQRSVITSEFPQLPMLIVPSIKDGIEKQHCLYDVTNNKIRTADFKFCFNKRCCGSSFGWLIMHEETFDVTLFNPFSGTVIRLPPLPKEHEDDDYYPWYILKAILTKDPSLYPNDYMVVAIYGISTKLCLIEAKSKIWKKYDIPPGQDYNPFEDVYVCNDTLYASHLDDVQLNLWKVEVDENSPISLQRVAIILQPSLSTHDFGPMFIVESSKKELLLIRRILSVEDHEQPDSDITTTLVKTIKFVAYKHTHTCNDGTQRFEEVKSLDDDAVFIGEQSICISTKNFPKCLPNCIYYTDNRYYSHDPFVNGPQDIGIYNLEDGSFGEHYIPNIAHQNLPSPIWIVPTIHYKDSEY, from the coding sequence TAAGTCATGGAATTTTGTTGCATTACGCCACAAACACCAACGATCTGTAATTACTTCCGAATTTCCTCAACTTCCCATGCTCATTGTTCCCTCAATTAAAGATGGTATTGAAAAACAACATTGTCTTTACGATGTCACGAACAACAAAATCCGAACCGCTGATTTCAAATTCTGCTTCAACAAAAGGTGTTGTGGTTCATCTTTCGGTTGGTTGATCATGCATGAAGAGACATTTGATGTTACGTTATTCAACCCCTTTTCCGGTACTGTCATTCGTCTTCCTCCGCTTCCTAAAGAACACGAGGATGACGATTATTATCCATGGTACATATTGAAAGCTATACTAACCAAAGATCCATCGTTATATCCAAATGATTATATGGTTGTTGCCATCTACGGTATATCTACAAAACTGTGTCTCATAGAAGCAAAAAGTAAAATCTGGAAGAAGTATGATATCCCTCCTGGTCAAGATTACAACCCTTTCGAAGATGTTTATGTTTGTAACGATACTTTATACGCTTCGCATTTGGACGATGTGCAACTAAACCTTTGGAAAGTCGAAGTTGATGAAAATTCACCTATTTCATTACAAAGAGTTGCTATCATACTGCAACCTAGTTTAAGTACACATGATTTTGGCCCAATGTTTATTGTTGAGTCTTCTAAGAAAGAGCTTTTACTCATTAGAAGGATTCTTTCAGTAGAGGATCATGAACAACCAGACTCTGATATTACAACGACGTTAGTTAAGACTATCAAGTTCGTTGCCTACAAACATACTCATACATGCAATGATGGAACACAAAGGTTTGAAGAGGTGAAGAGTTTAGATGATGATGCTGTGTTTATTGGTGAACAATCCATTTGTATTTCAACTAAGAATTTTCCCAAGTGTTTACcaaattgtatatattatacagaTAACCGATACTATTCCCATGATCCTTTTGTAAATGGACCTCAAGATATAGGGATTTACAATCTAGAAGATGGAAGCTTTGGTGAACATTACATCCCAAATATTGCTCACCAGAATTTGCCTTCACCCATATGGATCGTCCCGACCATACACTACAAAGATTCTGAGTACTAG
- the LOC103490965 gene encoding phospholipase D beta 1-like yields the protein MAGRIFETLSFGGSQHGQGNQSLPFSSGNTSLKILLLHGYLDIWVKEAKNLPNLDMFHKTLGDMFSKVSFKGSKNSDGEKPPKVTSDPYVTVSVSNAVIGRTFVIDNSENPVWMQHFNVPVAHYGAEVHFVVKDHDVVGSQIMGVVAIPVEQLYSGAIVEGTYPILNSSRKPCKPGAVLSLSIQYTPADRAAIFQGGMYASPDHQGVIGTYFPLRKGGKVTLYQDAHVEEGCLPTEFRLHGGVQYEHRSCWDDISESISQARRLIYITGWSVYHSVKLVRDGTRKECILGDLLKAKSQEGVRVLLLIWDDPTSTSMLGYKTVGMMNTNDEETRRFFKNSSVQVVLCPRSGGKGHSWLKKQEAGTIYTHHQKTVIVDADAGNYKRKIVAFVGGLDLCLGRYDTSRHPLFRTLQTTHVDDFHNPNFTGPTTGCPREPWHDLHSKIDGPAAYDVLANFEERWMRASEPHGLKRLKKLHEDVLLKIERIPEILGIADVSQMCNNDPEGWNVQIFRSIDSNSVKGFPDKPRDAISRNLVCGKNVMIDMSIHSAYVSAIRAAQRFVYIENQYFLGSSYNWSAHKDLGANNLIPMEIALKIVEKIKAKERFSAYVVIPMWPEGVPTSTPIQRILFWQSRTMQMMYEMIYQALEEVGLHKTYEPQDYLNFFCLGNREVLGVRDGVEAGNGEKNAQSLVRKSRRFMIYVHSKGMIVDDEYVLLGSANINQRSLEGTRDTEIAMGAYQPRHTWSSSKRSSPRGQVFGYRMSLWAEHTGTMEECFERPESIECVRRMRSLGERNWRQYAAEEVSEMRSHLLKYPLQVDPTGKVTHLPGSESFPDLGGNILGTFTVIQENLTI from the exons ATGGCTGGTCGTATATTTGAAACTTTGTCCTTTGGTGGGTCTCAACATGGTCAAGGTAATCAATCTTTGCCATTTTCATCTGGAAATACTTCATTGAAGATCTTACTGTTACATGGTTATTTAGACATTTGGGTTAAGGAAGCTAAGAACCTTCCCAATTTGGATATGTTTCACAAGACTCTTGGGGATATGTTTTCAAAAGTGTCTTTTAAGGGTTCAAAAAACAGTGATGGGGAGAAGCCTCCAAAAGTTACTAGTGATCCTTATGTGACCGTTTCTGTATCGAATGCTGTAATTGGAAGAACTTTTGTGATTGATAATAGTGAAAATCCTGTTTGGATGCAACATTTTAATGTCCCTGTTGCTCATTATGGTGCTGAAGTGCATTTTGTTGTTAAAGACCATGATGTTGTAGGTTCACAAATCATGGGTGTTGTTGCAATTCCTGTTGAACAATTGTATTCAGGAGCCATAGTTGAAGGAACCTACCCAATTTTGAATAGTAGTAGGAAGCCCTGTAAGCCTGGGGCAGTCTTGAGTTTGTCGATTCAGTATACTCCGGCTGACCGTGCGGCCATTTTTCAAGGTGGAATGTATGCGTCTCCTGACCACCAGGGAGTTATAGGCACATATTTTCCTCTTAGGAAGGGAGGTAAAGTTACACTGTACCAAGATGCTCATGTTGAAGAGGGTTGTCTTCCAACAGAATTTAGGCTTCATGGTGGAGTTCAATATGAACATAGGAGCTGTTGGGACGATATATCTGAATCGATCAGTCAGGCTCGCCGTTTGATCTATATTACGGGCTGGTCTGTATACCATAGTGTTAAATTGGTTAGAGATGGAACAAGAAAAGAATGCATATTAGGGGACCTTCTTAAAGCCAAGTCCCAAGAAGGAGTAAGAGTATTGCTTCTTATTTGGGATGATCCAACTTCAACTAGTATGTTGGGATATAAAACG GTTGGGATGATGAATACAAATGATGAGGAGACTCGTCGATTTTTTAAGAACTCGTCAGTCCAAGTGGTTTTGTGCCCACGATCCGGTGGAAAAGGTCATAGTTGGCTTAAAAAACAG GAAGCTGGAACCATCTATACTCACCATCAGAAGACAGTTATTGTAGATGCTGATGCTggaaattacaaaagaaaaattgtagcTTTTGTTGGTGGTCTTGATTTATGTTTGGGCCGATATGATACCTCAAGACATCCTCTTTTTCGGACATTGCAAACTACACATGTGGATGACTTCCATAACCCTAATTTTACG GGTCCAACTACTGGCTGTCCAAGAGAACCATGGCATGATTTGCACTCTAAGATTGACGGTCCAGCGGCATATGACGTACTTGCAAATTTTGAGGAGCGTTGGATGAGAGCTTCAGAGCCTCATGGCCTTAAAAGACTAAAGAAGTTACATGAAGATGTATTACTCAAAATTGAAAGAATTCCTGAAATTTTGGGGATTGCTGATGTTTCTCAAATGTGTAATAATGATCCAGAAGGTTGGAACGTCCAG ATTTTTCGCTCAATCGATTCCAACTCTGTAAAAGGGTTTCCTGACAAGCCAAGAGATGCCATAAGTAGG AACTTAGTATGTGGAAAGAATGTGATGATAGACATGAGTATACATTCAGCATATGTTAGTGCAATTCGAGCTGCTCAACGCTTCGTTTACATTGAAAACCAATACTTCCTTGGGTCATCTTATAATTGGAGTGCTCACAAAGACTTGG GGGCTAATAACTTAATACCAATGGAAATTGCCCTTAAGATTGTGGAGAAAATCAAAGCTAAAGAAAGATTTTCAGCTTATGTGGTTATTCCAATGTGGCCAGAAGGTGTTCCTACAAGCACTCCTATTCAAAGAATTCTTTTCTGGCAG AGTAGGACAATGCAAATGATGTATGAAATGATATATCAAGCGTTAGAGGAGGTTGGACTTCACAAAACATATGAACCTCAAGACTACTTAAATTTCTTTTGTCTTGGAAACCGTGAGGTGCTTGGTGTGAGAGACGGTGTTGAAGCCGGGAATGGAGAAAAGAATGCTCAA TCACTTGTTCGTAAGAGTCGACGCTTTATGATCTATGTTCATTCTAAAGGAATGATAGTAGATGATGAGTACGTCTTACTAGGATCAGCAAATATCAATCAACGGTCCCTTGAAGGTACCAGAGACACTGAAATAGCAATGGGCGCATATCAACCTCGTCATACATGGTCATCAAGCAAACGCTCAAGCCCACGTGGTCAG GTGTTTGGATATAGAATGTCATTATGGGCAGAGCACACAGGAACAATGGAGGAATGTTTTGAAAGACCAGAGAGTATTGAATGTGTAAGAAGAATGAGGTCATTGGGTGAGAGAAATTGGAGACAATATGCAGCTGAGGAAGTGAGTGAAATGAGAAGTCATCTTCTTAAATATCCATTACAAGTTGATCCAACTGGTAAGGTCACCCATCTTCCTGGCTCTGAATCCTTCCCTGACCTTGGTGGCAACATATTGGGAACATTCACAGTCATACAAGAAAATCTTACAATTTGA